From the Cohaesibacter sp. ES.047 genome, the window TGAGCCCGGTTTGGCTGGGTATTATGATGGCTATGAACCTGCAGACATCCTTCCTGACGCCGCCATTTGGCTTTGCGCTGTTCTATTTGCGCGGTGTGGCCCCCCCGAGTGTCCGCACCAGCCAGATCTATCGAGGCATCATTCCGTTTGTCTTCATTCAGATTTTTGGGCTGTTGCTGCTTTGGTATATTCCAAGTCTGGCAATATGGTTGCCGAGTTTGATTTACGGATAACCGATGATTTTGCGATAAAAAAAGCCGGGCAATTAGCCCGGCTTTTTAGTTTTACCCAGGAGCTGCAAACCTCTTGTCAGATGGCTAGCAATACCGGTCCTCTTGGAGAATGAGCTTCCTTTAACCCACCGGCTAGCCGGTGGCTCTGGTCCTTGGCAAATTTTTTTGCTCTCTGTGTTGGATCCGTCTGTTGCCCACAGCAGCCGGATCATTTTTGGCGGGGATATAAAGATCTCTAGATCTTTTTCAAATTGACCCGATCAATGAGCTGCTGGCCGGTTTCGACGCGTTCTGAATAGCGATCGACAAGATAGTCCGAGCGACTGCGTGTCATATAGGTGAATTTCATCAGCTCCTCACATACATCAATCATACGGTTGTAATAGGGAGATGGATTTATCCGATCATCATCGCCGAATTCGGTGAAGACCTTGGCGATCGAGGATTGGTTCGGAACGGTCACCATGCGCATCCAGCGGCCCAGAAGGCGCATCTGGTTGACGGTGTTGAAGCTCTGTGAACCACCTTCCACCTGCATCAGCGCGAGCGTCTTGCCTTGCGTGGGCCGCACGGCACCAAGCGAAAGCGGGATCCAGTCGATTTGGGCTTTCATGATGCCGGTCATGGCGCCGTGACGTTCGGGGGACACCCAAACCATTCCTTCGGCCCAAGTGCTGAGCAGGCGCAACTCCTCTACCTTGGGATGGCTGGCATCCGCGTCGTCCGGCAGTGGCAGGCCGGAGGGATTGAACAGTCTGCATTCCGCGCCCATGAAGGTGAGCAGGCGGGCTGATTCTTCAGCCACAAGGCGCGAGAATGAGCGCTTTCGCAAGGAGCCATAGAGCAGCAGCAGCCTTGGCTTGTGGCCATCATCTCCTTGCGCACATAGGCTGGCGGCGTCAATCGGCGCAAGCATGGCGGGATCGGCGCGGTGATCATCTTTGGTCCAGACAACCCCATATTGATCGATATTGGCAAAGTCCATGGTTCAGTCGTCCTTGCCGGACGAGACAATCTCGCCGTCTTCCTTGGTGAAGCGTCCGATATCAACTGGTAGCAGCTCCATGACCTTCTCGGAGGGGCGGCAAAGATTTGTGCCCTTTTCACTCACAACGATGGGGCGGTTGATCAGGATTGGATGGGCCATCATGGCATCAATCAGCTGTTCGTCGGTCAGGTCCGGGTTTTCCAGCCCAAGCGCGTCATAGGGCGTGCCCTTCTTGCGCAGCAACTCACGGGTGGAGATTGGCATGGCGTCGATCAGCGCGATCAATTCGTCGCGGCTTGGAGGTGTCTCTAGATATTCAACGATGGTGGGTTCGATGCCCGCCTTGCGGATCATTTCCAGCGTGTTGCGCGAAGTGCCGCAGGCCGGATTGTGATAGATGGTCATACCCATGTCGGTTTCCAAGCAAGGTTCGATCTGGTCAATGGTCACTCCGCCGGCTCTCTTTGGCAGATGGATTTGATGATTGGCAGACATTGTTCGGGTGCGCCGCCACAACAGTCTTTCAGCAAATAGTCAATCAGTGCTCCGATGCCGGTCATATCCGCGAAATACCGCACAGTCCTGCCCTGCCTGACGTTACGGATGAGGCCAGCTCTCAGCAGGATGTTGAGGTTCGTTGACATGGTGTTCTGTTTGACATTCAGGATGTCACCCATCTCGCCGGACAAAAGTCCCTTGTTGCCTGCCTTGATCAAAAGGCGGAAGACTTCGAGCCGGGTTTG encodes:
- the arsC gene encoding arsenate reductase (glutaredoxin) (This arsenate reductase requires both glutathione and glutaredoxin to convert arsenate to arsenite, after which the efflux transporter formed by ArsA and ArsB can extrude the arsenite from the cell, providing resistance.), which produces MGMTIYHNPACGTSRNTLEMIRKAGIEPTIVEYLETPPSRDELIALIDAMPISTRELLRKKGTPYDALGLENPDLTDEQLIDAMMAHPILINRPIVVSEKGTNLCRPSEKVMELLPVDIGRFTKEDGEIVSSGKDD
- the arsH gene encoding arsenical resistance protein ArsH codes for the protein MDFANIDQYGVVWTKDDHRADPAMLAPIDAASLCAQGDDGHKPRLLLLYGSLRKRSFSRLVAEESARLLTFMGAECRLFNPSGLPLPDDADASHPKVEELRLLSTWAEGMVWVSPERHGAMTGIMKAQIDWIPLSLGAVRPTQGKTLALMQVEGGSQSFNTVNQMRLLGRWMRMVTVPNQSSIAKVFTEFGDDDRINPSPYYNRMIDVCEELMKFTYMTRSRSDYLVDRYSERVETGQQLIDRVNLKKI
- a CDS encoding helix-turn-helix transcriptional regulator; translation: MDNIQATTAFAALSQQTRLEVFRLLIKAGNKGLLSGEMGDILNVKQNTMSTNLNILLRAGLIRNVRQGRTVRYFADMTGIGALIDYLLKDCCGGAPEQCLPIIKSICQREPAE